One genomic segment of Spirochaetota bacterium includes these proteins:
- a CDS encoding flagella basal body P-ring formation protein FlgA has product MRKLLTATAVAVLIAASAAPSSAAVIVYLVSRAELSKAPALGDVASIDAAPGIRNMLLNLAIPEKALSDGYVDRREVEDLLAAAVSEGVLVYGNAVRVNRMVREEPAAQEGSAVVSEQLVRTGDAVNVRVKNNGIIIELSGNALQGGARGDEVAVKLKGNRTLKGRVVQKSLIELAL; this is encoded by the coding sequence ATGCGTAAACTCCTGACCGCGACGGCGGTCGCCGTGCTGATTGCCGCTTCGGCGGCTCCATCCTCCGCGGCCGTCATCGTGTATCTCGTTTCGCGCGCCGAGCTAAGCAAAGCGCCCGCACTCGGCGACGTGGCGAGTATTGACGCCGCGCCCGGGATCAGAAACATGCTTTTGAACCTCGCCATTCCGGAGAAGGCCCTTTCGGACGGATATGTCGACCGCCGCGAAGTAGAGGACCTGCTCGCCGCCGCGGTGAGCGAGGGAGTGCTTGTTTACGGCAACGCTGTGCGGGTGAACCGTATGGTCAGGGAAGAACCCGCCGCGCAAGAAGGGAGCGCGGTTGTTTCCGAACAGCTCGTTCGCACCGGCGATGCGGTGAATGTGCGCGTGAAGAATAACGGCATAATCATAGAGCTTTCCGGAAACGCGCTCCAGGGCGGGGCCAGGGGCGACGAGGTCGCGGTGAAGCTGAAGGGAAACCGTACGCTCAAAGGGCGGGTCGTACAGAAAAGCCTTATAGAGCTGGCGTTATGA
- a CDS encoding flagellar basal body L-ring protein FlgH — MSGLSTGIKILSVLCGVLVCGTVSGKSIWTDKNIYSSGESLQVGDIISVQVDDISQLRFTMALADSNSFNLNSRPDAGITGFLPKVNSERKITNTDKTEVSGRGNLKIVIGSRVTARRDDGKYQIAGVRSYSFNGAANQFAVSGIIDPASVKGRTVHSRDVADFRLDIRGVKEVPGVNITRPAPGPDESATSSLTEEEKQRIIVDYLNKMLREMGR, encoded by the coding sequence ATGAGCGGTTTATCGACCGGGATAAAGATACTTTCCGTCCTCTGTGGCGTTCTCGTCTGCGGAACGGTCTCGGGGAAGAGCATCTGGACCGACAAGAACATCTATTCCTCGGGCGAAAGCCTTCAGGTGGGCGATATCATATCGGTGCAGGTGGACGATATCTCGCAACTGCGCTTCACCATGGCGCTTGCGGACAGCAACAGCTTCAACCTCAACTCCAGGCCGGATGCCGGTATAACGGGTTTCCTGCCAAAAGTCAATTCCGAGCGAAAGATCACAAATACCGACAAGACCGAAGTATCGGGCCGCGGCAATTTAAAGATCGTTATAGGATCGCGCGTAACGGCGCGAAGGGACGACGGCAAGTACCAGATAGCCGGGGTGCGTTCGTACTCGTTCAACGGCGCGGCGAACCAGTTCGCCGTGAGCGGCATAATCGATCCGGCATCGGTGAAGGGGCGCACCGTACACTCCAGGGACGTCGCCGACTTCCGGCTGGACATACGCGGGGTGAAGGAGGTCCCGGGCGTCAACATCACCCGCCCCGCGCCGGGACCGGACGAGAGCGCGACGAGCTCGCTCACCGAAGAGGAGAAACAGCG